One Micromonospora eburnea genomic region harbors:
- a CDS encoding CDP-alcohol phosphatidyltransferase family protein: MVGTQLNWDQYATAWARLHGGFDPRAAAPVVRAWLRFSYHVGYVLGRLRVGPTPVTVFGVLLCVCVPLLVGRPTDGPFLGALFVLLAAVADSVDGAVAVATNRTTRLGYVYDSIADRLGEAAWLVAFWLLGAPGAVVVAAGGLSWLHEYVRARAVAAGMREIGTVTVGERPTRVCVALVGLLVAGLTGLIDTDVIAGTITMAATVWVLLAGFGLGQLISTVRRTLLNAG; this comes from the coding sequence GTGGTGGGCACACAGTTGAACTGGGACCAGTACGCGACCGCCTGGGCGCGGTTGCACGGCGGGTTCGATCCCCGGGCCGCCGCGCCGGTGGTCCGCGCCTGGCTGCGCTTCTCCTACCACGTGGGTTACGTCCTGGGCCGGCTCCGGGTCGGCCCGACCCCGGTGACCGTGTTCGGGGTGCTGCTCTGCGTCTGCGTGCCGCTGCTGGTCGGGCGGCCGACCGACGGGCCGTTTCTCGGCGCGCTGTTCGTGCTGCTGGCCGCGGTGGCGGACAGCGTCGACGGGGCGGTGGCGGTGGCCACCAACCGCACCACCCGGCTCGGCTACGTCTACGACTCGATCGCCGACCGGCTCGGCGAGGCCGCCTGGCTGGTCGCGTTCTGGCTGCTCGGCGCACCGGGCGCGGTGGTCGTCGCGGCCGGCGGCCTGTCCTGGCTGCACGAGTACGTGCGGGCCCGGGCGGTCGCCGCCGGCATGCGCGAGATCGGCACGGTGACCGTGGGGGAACGGCCCACCCGGGTCTGCGTGGCCCTGGTCGGGCTGCTGGTCGCCGGGCTCACCGGTCTGATCGACACCGACGTGATCGCCGGCACCATCACCATGGCTGCCACGGTCTGGGTGCTGCTGGCCGGTTTCGGCCTCGGCCAACTCATCTCCACCGTCCGTCGCACCCTCCTCAACGCCGGCTGA
- a CDS encoding helix-turn-helix domain-containing protein — MTPIPPADPRPLGPLLAELRSARGWSQQRVAAELCAASGVPTLTRHEVSRWERQRRLPGDFWTGWLATVLGVPGELLAEAAAHTRRLGVVPAVVDRAGSRSRVALLTLAYRWAADPSGASLGGPLAARTPGAPGRSAGPAIPGIPEVAELRRWDDLLGGADLAGHGTHRLRRAAREYTVAGPTGRRRLLPALAESAQLAGWLAADAGDLAGGLDAYRLALRAAVAAADPGLAGHVLGSASHLLAGVGDAPGALALARIGYAGCRGAASPGLRALLLHRVALAAALAGRSRAARQALDAAERTGGPGPGREPPWLYWLDAAELAAMTGRALVAVGRPGPAVPLLTPVTGGRGGPRRAAVYGGWLARAHLQLGEVTAACAVAGEALLDAVRSGSPRAVGQLVEVRHRLATHRDEPAARRYADQLAAARPYLPCGAADGPDAVRSRRPGVTRRTAHRHAGTTRSTGTG, encoded by the coding sequence ATGACCCCGATCCCACCAGCCGACCCGCGCCCGCTCGGACCGCTCCTCGCCGAGTTGCGGTCCGCGCGCGGCTGGAGCCAGCAGCGGGTCGCCGCCGAGCTCTGCGCCGCCTCGGGTGTGCCGACGCTGACCCGGCACGAGGTCTCCCGGTGGGAGCGGCAGCGCCGGCTCCCCGGCGACTTCTGGACCGGCTGGCTCGCGACGGTCCTCGGGGTGCCGGGTGAGCTGCTCGCCGAGGCCGCGGCGCACACCCGGCGGCTGGGCGTCGTGCCGGCCGTGGTCGACCGGGCCGGTTCCCGCTCGCGGGTGGCCCTGCTCACCCTCGCGTACCGCTGGGCGGCCGACCCGTCCGGCGCCTCGCTGGGCGGTCCGCTCGCCGCCCGTACCCCCGGGGCGCCGGGCCGGTCGGCGGGCCCGGCCATCCCCGGCATCCCCGAGGTGGCCGAGCTGCGGCGCTGGGACGACCTGCTGGGTGGGGCCGACCTGGCCGGGCACGGCACCCACCGGCTACGCCGCGCGGCCCGGGAGTACACCGTCGCCGGGCCGACCGGCCGTCGCCGGCTGCTGCCGGCGCTGGCCGAGTCGGCGCAGCTCGCCGGCTGGCTCGCCGCCGACGCCGGAGACCTGGCCGGTGGCCTGGACGCCTACCGGCTGGCGCTGCGCGCGGCGGTGGCCGCCGCCGACCCGGGGCTCGCCGGGCACGTGCTCGGGTCGGCCAGCCACCTGCTGGCCGGCGTCGGGGACGCGCCGGGCGCGCTGGCCCTGGCCCGGATCGGGTACGCCGGCTGCCGCGGCGCGGCCTCCCCCGGCCTGCGGGCGCTGCTGCTGCACCGGGTGGCGCTCGCCGCCGCGCTCGCCGGGCGGTCGCGCGCCGCCCGGCAGGCGCTGGACGCCGCCGAGCGGACCGGGGGGCCCGGGCCGGGCCGGGAGCCGCCCTGGCTGTACTGGCTCGACGCGGCCGAGCTGGCGGCGATGACCGGCCGTGCCCTGGTCGCGGTGGGCCGCCCCGGGCCCGCCGTGCCGCTGCTGACGCCCGTCACGGGCGGTCGGGGCGGGCCGCGCCGGGCGGCGGTCTACGGCGGCTGGCTGGCCCGGGCCCACCTCCAGCTCGGCGAGGTGACAGCGGCCTGCGCGGTGGCCGGCGAGGCGCTGCTCGACGCCGTCCGGTCCGGCTCGCCACGGGCGGTCGGCCAGCTCGTCGAGGTACGCCATCGGCTGGCCACGCACCGCGACGAGCCGGCGGCCCGCCGGTACGCCGACCAGCTCGCCGCCGCCCGCCCGTACCTGCCGTGCGGGGCGGCGGACGGGCCCGACGCGGTGCGCTCACGGCGGCCCGGCGTCACCCGCCGCACGGCACACCGACATGCCGGGACGACGCGGTCGACGGGGACCGGCTAG
- a CDS encoding polyprenyl synthetase family protein, whose protein sequence is MTDAAPVSPVDRAGLRQRIDKALTEFLAGQRGWLAAVDDGLVPVAEAIEAFVLRGGKRLRPAFAYWGYRGAGGLDSDHLVAALAALEFVQASALIHDDLMDRSDTRRGEPSVHRSFASRHRAAGWGGDPDGFGDAAAILLGDLCLVWSDELLHSAGLDPRTVARARPVFDEMRTEVTVGQYLDVLTQVTGDTSRERAGKVARYKSAKYTVERPLLLGAALADAPAEVHAAYSAYGLPLGEAFQLRDDVLGVFGDPERTGKPAGDDLREGKRTYLVATALEGVDDAGRELLLGGLGDPGLDTAGVTRLRELITASGALERTERRIATLTESALAALTTVDLDTEARQALVDLAIAATRRTD, encoded by the coding sequence GTGACCGACGCTGCTCCCGTATCCCCCGTCGACCGCGCCGGCCTGCGTCAGCGGATCGACAAGGCCCTCACCGAGTTCCTCGCCGGCCAGCGCGGCTGGCTGGCCGCCGTCGACGACGGCCTCGTCCCGGTCGCCGAGGCGATCGAGGCGTTCGTGCTGAGGGGCGGGAAGCGGCTGCGGCCGGCGTTCGCCTACTGGGGCTACCGGGGCGCCGGCGGGCTCGACTCCGACCACCTGGTCGCGGCCCTCGCCGCGCTGGAGTTCGTGCAGGCCAGCGCCCTGATCCACGACGATCTGATGGACCGCTCGGACACTCGGCGCGGCGAGCCTTCGGTGCACCGGAGCTTCGCGTCCCGGCACCGCGCGGCCGGTTGGGGCGGCGACCCGGACGGGTTCGGCGACGCGGCGGCGATCCTCCTCGGCGACCTCTGCCTGGTCTGGTCGGACGAGCTGCTGCACTCCGCCGGCCTCGACCCGCGTACGGTGGCCCGGGCCCGCCCGGTCTTCGACGAGATGCGCACCGAGGTGACCGTCGGGCAGTACCTCGACGTGCTGACCCAGGTCACCGGGGACACCTCCCGGGAACGGGCCGGCAAGGTGGCCCGCTACAAGTCGGCGAAATACACGGTCGAGCGGCCGCTGCTGCTGGGCGCCGCGCTGGCCGACGCCCCGGCCGAGGTGCACGCGGCGTACTCGGCGTACGGGCTGCCGCTGGGCGAGGCGTTCCAGCTCCGCGACGACGTGCTGGGCGTCTTCGGCGACCCGGAGCGCACCGGCAAGCCCGCCGGCGACGACCTGCGCGAGGGCAAGCGGACGTACCTGGTGGCGACCGCCCTGGAGGGGGTCGACGACGCCGGCCGGGAGCTGCTGCTCGGCGGGCTCGGCGACCCGGGGCTGGACACCGCCGGGGTGACCCGGCTGCGCGAGTTGATCACGGCCAGCGGGGCGCTGGAACGCACCGAACGGCGAATCGCGACCCTGACCGAGAGCGCGCTGGCCGCCCTCACCACGGTCGACCTGGACACCGAGGCCCGTCAGGCCCTGGTCGACCTGGCCATCGCCGCCACCCGCCGCACCGACTGA
- a CDS encoding Rv2175c family DNA-binding protein: MTDSVPADAATAGVDLPGPADPAGWLTLPDVAERLDLSISKVHQMIRDRELIAVRRDGVRRVPAEMVANHTVLKHLPGVLNLLADAGYDDEEALRWLYEEDPTLPGTPAAALATDQAREVKRRAQALGF, encoded by the coding sequence GTGACCGATTCCGTACCCGCCGACGCGGCCACCGCCGGCGTCGACCTGCCCGGACCGGCCGACCCGGCCGGTTGGCTGACCCTGCCCGACGTGGCCGAGCGTCTCGACCTGTCGATCAGCAAGGTGCACCAGATGATCCGGGACCGGGAGCTGATCGCGGTACGCCGTGACGGTGTCCGCCGCGTCCCGGCCGAGATGGTGGCCAACCACACCGTGCTCAAGCATCTGCCCGGCGTGCTCAACCTGCTCGCCGACGCCGGCTATGACGACGAGGAGGCGCTGCGCTGGCTCTACGAGGAGGACCCCACCCTCCCCGGCACCCCCGCCGCCGCCCTCGCCACCGACCAGGCCCGCGAGGTCAAACGCCGAGCCCAGGCCCTCGGCTTCTGA
- the pknB gene encoding Stk1 family PASTA domain-containing Ser/Thr kinase translates to MDTQVADTLLGSLIDGRYRIRGRVARGGMATVYTATDERLERTVAVKIIHPTQAAEARSRTAGFVERFTDEAKTIARLTHPNVVAVYDQGTHGGLPYLVMEYVRGRTLRDVLAERRRLNPDEALAIAEQMLAAIAAAHRAGLVHRDVKPENVLVAEAPTGGTFNLVDCVVKVADFGLARAVEASAEDENGTQLMATVAYVAPELVTEGHADPRTDVYSAGIVLFEMLTGRVPYDGARPVDVAWQHVDRDVPAPSTLVPSLPKVLDDLVCRATRRDPGARPADAGALLTEVQVARDGLGNPNSHTTVLRRVTDETAPVAQPTMVVAAVRPTERPSWARLPEGGGQRPHRRAAPADDRGGGLAELRTRLMGSPRGRLAVAAVVVVLGLVAAVGGWWFGVGRYTVTPQLVSLTKADAEGQAARSGFTLKYTDSRYDEKVPKDSVLRQDPAATARIVKGGTITLTLSLGPEQLPVPDVVGKEFEVAQAELTGAKLVVVKGTAKYDDELPAGVVVTTDPKVGTVVKPGTKVTVILSKGRAPISVPNLVGKNLNEARNILAQLGLTPVESYKDSDKPRDEILGQSPADGTGVEKGAQVKLEVSKGPPQVPVPRVIDMPCQEAKQVLESQGFPANIQFNPNGVVRFQNPGENTPVPPGTPVTLTCL, encoded by the coding sequence ATGGACACACAGGTCGCCGACACGTTGCTGGGCTCGCTGATCGACGGGCGCTACCGCATTCGCGGTCGCGTGGCCCGTGGCGGCATGGCGACCGTGTACACCGCCACCGACGAGCGCCTGGAGCGCACCGTGGCGGTCAAGATCATTCACCCGACCCAGGCGGCCGAGGCCCGCTCCCGAACGGCCGGCTTCGTCGAGCGGTTCACCGACGAGGCGAAGACCATCGCCCGGCTGACCCACCCCAACGTGGTGGCGGTCTACGACCAGGGCACCCACGGCGGGCTCCCCTACCTGGTGATGGAGTACGTCCGGGGCCGCACCCTGCGCGACGTCCTCGCCGAGCGGCGCCGGCTCAACCCGGACGAGGCCCTCGCGATCGCCGAGCAGATGCTCGCCGCGATCGCCGCCGCCCACCGGGCCGGCCTGGTGCACCGCGACGTCAAGCCGGAGAACGTGCTGGTCGCCGAGGCACCCACCGGCGGCACCTTCAACCTGGTGGACTGCGTGGTCAAGGTGGCCGACTTCGGGCTGGCCCGCGCGGTCGAGGCGAGCGCCGAGGACGAGAACGGCACCCAGCTCATGGCCACCGTGGCGTACGTGGCTCCGGAGCTGGTCACCGAGGGCCACGCCGACCCGCGCACCGACGTCTACTCCGCCGGCATCGTGCTGTTCGAGATGCTCACCGGCCGGGTGCCGTACGACGGCGCCCGCCCGGTGGACGTGGCATGGCAGCACGTCGACCGGGACGTACCGGCCCCGTCGACCCTGGTCCCGAGCCTGCCGAAGGTCCTCGACGACCTGGTCTGCCGGGCCACCCGGCGGGATCCGGGCGCCCGGCCCGCCGACGCGGGTGCGCTGTTGACCGAGGTGCAGGTGGCCCGGGACGGCCTGGGCAACCCCAACTCGCACACCACCGTGCTGCGGAGGGTGACCGACGAGACCGCCCCGGTGGCCCAGCCCACCATGGTGGTGGCGGCGGTCCGCCCCACCGAGCGTCCCTCCTGGGCCCGGCTACCCGAGGGGGGCGGGCAACGTCCGCACCGCCGGGCCGCCCCCGCGGACGACCGGGGTGGCGGGCTGGCCGAGCTGCGTACCCGGCTGATGGGCTCCCCGCGCGGCCGCCTGGCGGTGGCCGCGGTGGTCGTGGTGCTCGGCCTGGTCGCCGCGGTCGGCGGCTGGTGGTTCGGGGTGGGGCGCTACACCGTCACCCCGCAGCTGGTGAGCCTGACCAAGGCAGACGCGGAGGGGCAGGCCGCCCGGAGCGGCTTCACCCTGAAGTACACCGACTCCCGCTATGACGAGAAGGTGCCGAAGGACAGCGTGCTGAGGCAGGACCCGGCCGCCACGGCCCGGATCGTCAAGGGCGGCACCATCACCCTGACCCTGTCGCTCGGCCCGGAGCAACTCCCGGTGCCGGACGTGGTGGGCAAGGAGTTCGAGGTGGCGCAGGCCGAGCTGACCGGCGCCAAGCTGGTGGTGGTCAAGGGCACGGCCAAGTACGACGACGAGTTGCCCGCCGGGGTGGTGGTGACCACCGACCCGAAGGTGGGCACAGTGGTCAAGCCGGGCACGAAGGTGACCGTGATCCTGAGCAAGGGCCGCGCCCCGATCTCCGTACCGAACCTGGTGGGCAAGAACCTCAACGAGGCCCGGAACATCCTCGCCCAGCTCGGGTTGACGCCGGTGGAGTCGTACAAGGACTCGGACAAGCCGAGGGACGAGATCCTCGGCCAGAGCCCGGCCGACGGCACCGGGGTGGAGAAGGGCGCCCAGGTCAAGCTGGAGGTCAGCAAGGGGCCGCCGCAGGTGCCCGTCCCCCGGGTGATCGACATGCCCTGTCAGGAGGCCAAGCAGGTGCTGGAGAGCCAGGGCTTCCCGGCCAACATCCAGTTCAACCCCAACGGGGTGGTCCGCTTCCAGAACCCGGGCGAGAACACCCCGGTGCCGCCGGGCACCCCGGTCACCCTGACGTGCCTGTGA
- a CDS encoding deoxyribonuclease IV, giving the protein MNARSEPVLRRRVGSHTPTSGGLAKAALPYVDAAASEVVQVYVSNSRGWALPAGNPTQDALFRSGCAERGVPVFIHASLLVNLGSPTPATVERSAQTLAHALRRGRAIGAEAVVFHAGSAVDAGHAETAMRQVREALLPLLDEAAAVEGPMLLVEPSAGGGRSLASRVEHLGPYLDTVDRHPMLGVCFDTCHAWAAGHDLAVEGGMTATLDALVAAVGADRLKLVHANDSKDLCGSTRDRHENIGKGNIGEAPFAELMRHPATAGVPVLVETPTEAHAGHAADIATLKRLHP; this is encoded by the coding sequence GTGAACGCGAGGAGCGAGCCGGTCCTGCGGCGGCGGGTCGGCTCGCACACCCCCACCTCGGGTGGCCTGGCGAAGGCGGCGCTGCCATACGTCGACGCCGCGGCGTCCGAGGTGGTGCAGGTCTACGTCTCGAACTCCCGGGGCTGGGCCCTGCCGGCGGGGAACCCCACCCAGGACGCGCTGTTCCGGAGCGGCTGCGCCGAGCGCGGGGTGCCGGTGTTCATCCACGCCTCGCTGCTGGTGAACCTCGGCTCGCCCACGCCGGCCACGGTCGAGCGGTCGGCGCAGACCCTGGCGCACGCGCTGCGCCGGGGCCGGGCGATCGGCGCCGAGGCGGTGGTGTTCCACGCGGGCAGCGCGGTGGACGCGGGGCACGCCGAGACGGCGATGCGGCAGGTACGCGAGGCCCTGCTGCCGCTGCTCGACGAGGCGGCAGCCGTCGAGGGGCCGATGCTGCTGGTCGAGCCGAGCGCCGGGGGCGGCCGGTCGCTGGCCTCCCGGGTGGAGCACCTGGGCCCGTACCTCGACACGGTGGACCGCCACCCGATGCTGGGCGTCTGTTTCGACACCTGCCACGCCTGGGCCGCCGGGCACGACCTGGCCGTCGAGGGTGGGATGACGGCCACGCTGGACGCCCTCGTCGCCGCCGTCGGCGCCGACCGGTTGAAGCTGGTGCACGCGAACGACTCGAAGGACCTGTGCGGTTCCACCCGGGACCGGCACGAGAACATCGGCAAGGGCAACATCGGGGAGGCGCCGTTCGCCGAGCTGATGCGCCACCCGGCCACCGCGGGCGTACCGGTCCTGGTGGAGACCCCGACGGAGGCCCACGCCGGCCACGCCGCCGACATAGCCACCCTCAAACGCCTCCACCCCTGA
- a CDS encoding threonine aldolase family protein, with the protein MIDLRSDTVTRPTVGMREAMATAEVGDDVYGEDPTVAALEAEVAARFGHEAALFAPSGSMANQIALQLVVPPGEELLCDADAHVVTYEIGAAAAYGGISSRTWPAVGAQLDPDVVAGMVRPDGYFAVPTRAIAVEQTHNRGGGGVIPLATLRELRRVADEHALALHCDGARIWHAHVADGVPLADYGALFDTMSVCLSKGLGAPVGSLVLGSAEKIDRARWVRKRMGGGMRQVGILAAAGRYALAHHVERLAEDHAKAARLAEAVAPYGVLATPVRTNIVPLDLTKHPLDAKALATAARAAGVLISVLGPRTARLVTHLDVSEAAVDRAAEAIAGILRA; encoded by the coding sequence CTGATCGATCTCCGTTCGGACACCGTGACCCGGCCGACCGTCGGGATGCGGGAGGCGATGGCGACCGCCGAGGTCGGCGACGACGTGTACGGCGAGGACCCGACCGTCGCCGCGCTGGAGGCCGAGGTCGCCGCCCGCTTCGGGCACGAGGCCGCGCTGTTCGCCCCGAGCGGGTCGATGGCCAACCAGATCGCTCTCCAGCTCGTCGTACCGCCCGGCGAGGAACTGCTCTGCGACGCCGACGCGCACGTCGTCACGTACGAGATCGGCGCGGCCGCCGCGTACGGGGGAATCTCGTCCCGGACCTGGCCGGCGGTCGGCGCGCAGCTCGACCCGGACGTGGTGGCCGGGATGGTCCGGCCCGACGGCTACTTCGCGGTGCCGACCCGGGCGATCGCCGTCGAGCAGACCCACAACCGGGGCGGCGGCGGGGTGATTCCCCTCGCCACCCTGCGCGAGCTGCGCCGGGTTGCCGACGAGCACGCGCTCGCCCTGCACTGCGACGGTGCCCGGATCTGGCACGCACACGTCGCCGACGGGGTGCCGCTGGCGGATTACGGCGCGCTTTTCGACACCATGTCCGTCTGCCTCTCCAAGGGCCTCGGCGCGCCGGTCGGCTCGCTGGTCCTGGGCAGCGCCGAGAAGATCGACCGGGCTCGGTGGGTCCGCAAGCGGATGGGCGGCGGCATGCGACAGGTCGGCATCCTCGCCGCCGCCGGCCGGTACGCCCTCGCCCACCACGTCGAGCGGCTCGCCGAGGACCACGCCAAGGCGGCCCGGCTGGCCGAGGCCGTCGCCCCGTACGGGGTGCTCGCCACCCCGGTGCGGACCAACATCGTGCCGCTCGACCTGACCAAGCACCCGCTCGACGCGAAGGCCCTCGCGACCGCGGCCCGGGCGGCGGGCGTGCTGATCTCGGTGCTCGGCCCCCGTACCGCGCGCCTGGTCACCCACCTGGACGTGTCGGAGGCGGCCGTCGACCGTGCCGCCGAGGCCATCGCCGGAATCCTCCGCGCCTGA
- a CDS encoding class II 3-deoxy-7-phosphoheptulonate synthase: protein MRHEWHQLSHPAVGSPSLQTSRPTADSAEDAAFGLDRWRELPRVQTPPWPDPAQVAQVCKVLDKVPSVVAPYEVDQLRRRLALVCEGKAFLLQGGDCAETFADNTESHLLANARTLLQMAIVLTYGASLPVVKVARVAGQYTKPRSLPTDARGLPAYRGDMINSLEATPEARVADPQRMIRAYANSAAAMNMLRAYLAGGLADLHAVHDWNKDFVRQSPFGERYEEIAREIDRALAFIRACGMTDDEALRTVTLYCSHEALALEYDRALTRISDNRAYGLSGHFLWIGERTRQLDGAHIDYISRIANPIGVKLGPTTTPDEAIELCEKLNPDNIPGRLTLISRMGNHRVRDVLPPIVAKVTAAGAKVVWQCDPMHGNTHESSNGYKTRHFDRIVDEVLGYFEVHRGLETHPGGLHVELTGEDVTECLGGAQGIEDLDLPDRYETACDPRLNTQQSLELAFLVAEMLRG, encoded by the coding sequence ATGCGCCATGAGTGGCATCAACTGAGTCACCCCGCGGTGGGCAGCCCGAGCCTGCAGACCAGCCGGCCGACCGCCGACTCCGCTGAGGACGCGGCCTTCGGCCTGGACCGCTGGCGGGAGCTGCCCCGCGTTCAGACCCCGCCCTGGCCGGACCCGGCCCAGGTCGCTCAGGTCTGCAAGGTGCTCGACAAGGTGCCCTCGGTGGTCGCGCCGTACGAGGTCGACCAGCTCCGGCGGCGCCTGGCGCTGGTCTGCGAGGGCAAGGCGTTCCTGCTCCAGGGCGGCGACTGCGCGGAGACCTTCGCCGACAACACCGAGAGCCACCTGCTGGCCAACGCCCGCACCCTGCTCCAGATGGCGATCGTGCTGACCTACGGCGCCTCGCTGCCGGTGGTGAAGGTGGCCCGGGTCGCCGGCCAGTACACCAAGCCCCGCTCGCTGCCGACCGACGCGCGGGGTCTCCCCGCGTACCGCGGTGACATGATCAACTCGCTGGAGGCGACGCCGGAGGCGCGGGTCGCCGACCCGCAGCGCATGATCCGGGCGTACGCCAACTCGGCCGCCGCGATGAACATGCTCCGCGCCTATCTGGCCGGCGGGCTGGCCGACCTGCACGCGGTGCACGACTGGAACAAGGACTTCGTTCGGCAGTCGCCGTTCGGCGAGCGCTACGAGGAGATCGCCCGGGAGATCGACCGAGCCCTCGCGTTCATCCGGGCCTGTGGGATGACCGACGACGAGGCGTTGCGGACGGTCACCCTCTACTGCTCCCACGAGGCCCTCGCGCTGGAGTACGACCGGGCGCTCACCCGGATCTCCGACAACCGGGCGTACGGCCTCTCCGGGCACTTCCTCTGGATCGGCGAGCGCACCCGGCAACTCGACGGCGCGCACATCGACTACATCTCCCGGATCGCCAACCCCATCGGCGTGAAGCTCGGCCCGACCACCACCCCGGACGAGGCCATCGAGCTGTGCGAGAAGCTCAACCCGGACAACATCCCCGGCCGGCTCACCCTGATCAGCCGGATGGGCAACCACCGGGTCCGCGACGTCCTGCCCCCGATCGTCGCCAAGGTCACCGCGGCCGGCGCCAAGGTGGTCTGGCAGTGCGACCCGATGCACGGCAACACCCACGAGTCCTCGAACGGCTACAAGACCCGGCACTTCGACCGGATCGTCGACGAGGTGCTCGGCTACTTCGAGGTGCACCGTGGCCTGGAGACCCACCCGGGCGGCCTGCACGTCGAGCTGACCGGCGAGGACGTCACCGAGTGCCTCGGCGGCGCCCAGGGCATCGAGGACCTCGACCTGCCGGATCGGTACGAGACCGCCTGTGACCCGCGACTGAACACGCAGCAGTCGCTGGAACTGGCTTTCCTGGTGGCGGAGATGCTCCGTGGCTGA
- a CDS encoding glycosyl hydrolase family 18 protein, translating into MKRSLRQALWATGAVFTLVVAAVPMATASAAGSVTATFAKVQDWGTGHETRVTVTNGTSASVDTWRIEFDLPAGTTIGTFWDADVTSSGNHYVAVKKSWAGPLAPGASFSWGYNGTGAYQGPVNCTVNGASCSGGSTPPPTTAPPTTTPPTTAPPTTPPPTTPPPTTPPPAGGKKVVGYFAEWGVYARNYHVKNIHTSGSAAKLTHILYAFGNTSGGRCSIGDSYADYDKAYTAADSVDGVADTWDQPLRGSFNQLRKLKRMYPNLKVLWSFGGWTWSAGFTQAAQNPAAFADSCYSLIKDPRWADVFDGIDIDWEYPNACGLQCDSSGPNAFKNVISALRSKFGSSFLITAAITADGSAGGKIDAADYAGAAPQLNWLMPMTYDFFGAWAAQGPTAPHSPLTSYTGIPQQGFWSDAAIQKLKSKGIPSDKLLLGIGFYGRGWTGVTQSAPGGTATGPAPGTYEQGIEDYKVLKNTCPATGTVAGTAYAKCGSNWWSYDTPSTIGGKMTYAKNQGLGGAFFWELSGDTSNGELIGAIKGGLG; encoded by the coding sequence ATGAAGAGATCGCTCCGCCAGGCCCTCTGGGCCACCGGTGCCGTCTTCACACTGGTGGTCGCGGCGGTACCGATGGCGACCGCGTCCGCCGCGGGCAGCGTGACCGCCACCTTCGCCAAGGTGCAGGACTGGGGGACCGGCCACGAGACGAGGGTGACCGTCACCAACGGCACCAGCGCCAGCGTGGACACCTGGCGCATCGAGTTCGACCTGCCCGCGGGCACGACCATCGGCACCTTCTGGGACGCCGACGTCACCAGCAGCGGCAACCACTACGTCGCGGTGAAGAAGAGCTGGGCCGGCCCGCTCGCGCCCGGTGCCAGCTTCAGCTGGGGCTACAACGGCACCGGGGCGTACCAGGGGCCGGTGAACTGCACCGTCAACGGCGCCTCCTGCTCCGGCGGCAGCACCCCGCCGCCCACCACCGCCCCGCCGACGACGACCCCGCCCACCACGGCCCCGCCGACCACTCCGCCCCCGACCACCCCGCCGCCCACGACCCCGCCGCCGGCCGGGGGCAAGAAGGTGGTCGGCTACTTCGCCGAGTGGGGCGTCTATGCCCGCAACTACCACGTCAAGAACATCCACACCAGCGGGTCCGCGGCGAAGCTCACCCACATCCTGTACGCCTTCGGCAACACCAGTGGTGGCCGGTGCAGCATCGGTGACAGCTACGCCGACTACGACAAGGCGTACACCGCGGCGGACAGCGTGGACGGCGTCGCCGACACCTGGGACCAGCCGCTGCGCGGCAGCTTCAACCAGCTCCGCAAGCTCAAGAGGATGTACCCGAACCTGAAGGTGCTCTGGTCGTTCGGCGGCTGGACCTGGTCGGCCGGCTTCACCCAGGCCGCGCAGAACCCGGCCGCGTTCGCGGACTCCTGCTACTCACTGATCAAGGACCCGCGCTGGGCGGACGTTTTCGACGGCATCGACATCGACTGGGAGTACCCGAACGCCTGCGGCCTGCAATGCGACAGCAGTGGCCCGAACGCCTTCAAGAACGTGATCAGCGCGCTGCGCAGCAAGTTCGGCTCCAGCTTCCTGATCACCGCGGCGATCACCGCGGACGGCAGCGCCGGCGGCAAGATCGACGCGGCCGACTACGCGGGCGCCGCACCGCAGCTCAACTGGCTGATGCCGATGACGTACGACTTCTTCGGCGCCTGGGCGGCCCAGGGCCCGACCGCGCCGCACTCGCCGCTCACCTCGTACACCGGTATCCCGCAGCAGGGCTTCTGGTCGGACGCGGCGATCCAGAAGCTCAAGTCCAAGGGCATCCCGTCGGACAAGTTGCTGCTCGGCATCGGCTTCTACGGCCGCGGCTGGACCGGGGTCACCCAGTCCGCCCCGGGCGGCACCGCCACCGGCCCGGCGCCCGGCACGTACGAGCAGGGCATCGAGGACTACAAGGTGCTCAAGAACACCTGCCCCGCCACCGGCACCGTGGCCGGCACCGCGTACGCCAAGTGCGGCAGCAACTGGTGGAGCTACGACACCCCATCCACCATCGGCGGAAAGATGACGTACGCGAAGAACCAGGGCCTCGGTGGCGCGTTCTTCTGGGAGCTCTCCGGTGACACCAGCAACGGCGAGCTGATCGGCGCCATCAAGGGCGGTCTCGGCTGA